A window of the Pyxidicoccus trucidator genome harbors these coding sequences:
- a CDS encoding MBL fold metallo-hydrolase produces the protein MAFTMKLAVLSLGAVLAVGCAGSRANLADAEVARYTSDASGFDTHSFFYDTGAEVVVFDAQFTEAEAEKVLAAVRARTGNPIRYVVVTHPNPDKFNGVGVFQRAGAKVVASAATAAAIPAVHAYKKYFWVQVAKAFTEETYPAQATVDVTFSGTYALPLEGGAKVELAELKHPGVTTTQTVAYVPGRKALIVGDLVHHGAHAWLEGGLRDGKVVPDVDGWKAALDELAAWPDAMVYGGRGEAAPVTEAIRAQQRYLDGMVTVVTGYAAELGGRKAELCGDAAAPHYAELEQRAATAFPEYSLKYMVGYGVYGLVNRLACGG, from the coding sequence ATGGCTTTCACGATGAAGCTGGCGGTGCTGTCGCTGGGTGCGGTGCTGGCGGTGGGGTGCGCGGGTTCGAGGGCGAACCTGGCGGACGCGGAGGTGGCGCGCTACACGAGCGACGCGAGCGGGTTCGACACGCACTCGTTCTTCTATGACACGGGCGCGGAGGTGGTGGTCTTCGACGCGCAGTTCACCGAGGCGGAGGCGGAGAAGGTGCTCGCCGCCGTCCGGGCGAGGACGGGCAACCCCATCCGCTATGTCGTCGTGACGCACCCGAACCCGGACAAGTTCAACGGCGTGGGCGTGTTCCAGCGCGCGGGCGCGAAGGTGGTGGCGAGCGCGGCCACCGCGGCGGCCATCCCCGCGGTGCATGCGTACAAGAAGTACTTCTGGGTGCAGGTGGCGAAGGCCTTCACCGAGGAGACGTACCCCGCGCAGGCCACGGTGGACGTCACGTTCAGCGGCACATACGCGCTGCCGCTGGAAGGTGGCGCGAAGGTGGAATTGGCCGAGCTGAAGCACCCGGGCGTCACCACGACGCAGACGGTGGCGTACGTGCCGGGCCGCAAGGCGCTCATCGTGGGAGACCTGGTGCACCACGGAGCGCATGCGTGGCTGGAGGGCGGCCTGCGTGACGGCAAGGTGGTGCCGGACGTGGATGGGTGGAAGGCGGCGCTGGACGAGCTGGCCGCGTGGCCGGACGCGATGGTGTACGGCGGCCGGGGCGAGGCCGCGCCGGTGACGGAGGCCATCCGCGCGCAGCAGCGCTACCTGGACGGCATGGTGACGGTGGTGACGGGCTACGCGGCGGAGCTGGGCGGCCGCAAGGCGGAGCTGTGCGGTGACGCGGCGGCGCCGCACTACGCGGAGCTGGAGCAGCGCGCGGCGACGGCCTTCCCGGAGTACTCGCTGAAGTACATGGTGGGGTACGGCGTGTACGGGCTGGTCAACCGCCTCGCCTGCGGCGGGTAG
- the glpK gene encoding glycerol kinase GlpK, translated as MPKTKYVLALDQGTTGTHVSILDSKLQVVGRSYKEFTQHFPKPSWVEHDLDEIWTTSEWCIARALKDAGLNGRDISAVGITNQRETTGLWMRGTGKPLGRAIVWQDRRTSELCRRLKEKGVEPRVREVTGLVVDPYFSGTKLTWLFEHLKGARARAEKGDVCFGTIDTWLVYKLTGGMAHVTDVSNASRTLLMDLTTLQWNDDMRSLLSVPAACLPQIRGSAEVYGTTRGMRSLPDGVPVAGMAGDQQAALFGQACFEPGESKCTYGTGAFLLMNTGTTPVRSNSGLLTTVAWRLGGTGTTTYALEGSSFIAGAAVQWMRDGLKAIKRAPDIEALAASVKDSGDVVFVPALAGLGAPHWRPEARGLFAGIDRSTTVAHLARAVLEGIALQLHDLADAMRRDSGRDIPVFKVDGGAAANDLLMQYQADILGVPVVRPRNLETTSLGAAFLGGLGAGVWDSPDAIRRAWKANKTFKPKMKADVRERHLAKWKRAVERA; from the coding sequence ATGCCGAAGACGAAGTACGTGCTGGCCCTGGACCAGGGCACCACCGGAACCCACGTCTCCATCCTCGACTCGAAGCTCCAGGTGGTGGGCCGCTCCTACAAGGAGTTCACCCAGCACTTCCCCAAGCCCTCTTGGGTGGAGCACGACCTGGACGAAATCTGGACCACCAGCGAGTGGTGCATCGCCCGGGCGCTGAAGGACGCGGGCCTCAACGGCCGCGACATCTCCGCGGTGGGCATCACCAACCAGCGCGAGACGACGGGCCTGTGGATGCGCGGCACCGGCAAGCCGCTGGGCCGCGCGATTGTCTGGCAGGACCGGCGCACCTCCGAGCTGTGCCGGCGCCTCAAGGAGAAGGGCGTGGAGCCCCGCGTGCGCGAAGTCACGGGCCTGGTGGTGGACCCGTACTTCTCGGGCACCAAGCTCACCTGGCTCTTCGAGCACCTGAAGGGCGCGCGCGCCCGCGCCGAGAAGGGTGACGTGTGCTTCGGCACCATCGACACCTGGCTCGTCTACAAGCTCACCGGCGGCATGGCCCACGTCACCGACGTGTCCAACGCCAGCCGCACGCTGCTGATGGACCTCACCACGCTGCAGTGGAACGACGACATGCGCTCGCTGCTGTCGGTGCCGGCCGCGTGCCTGCCACAGATTCGCGGCTCCGCGGAGGTGTACGGCACCACGCGCGGCATGCGCAGCCTGCCGGACGGCGTGCCGGTGGCGGGCATGGCGGGAGACCAGCAGGCTGCCCTTTTCGGCCAGGCGTGCTTCGAGCCCGGCGAGTCCAAGTGCACGTACGGCACCGGCGCCTTCCTGCTGATGAACACCGGCACCACGCCGGTGCGCTCCAACTCCGGCCTGCTCACCACGGTGGCGTGGCGGCTGGGCGGCACCGGCACCACCACCTACGCGCTGGAGGGCAGCAGCTTCATCGCCGGCGCCGCGGTGCAGTGGATGCGCGACGGGCTCAAGGCCATCAAGCGCGCGCCGGACATCGAGGCGCTCGCCGCCAGCGTGAAGGACTCCGGGGACGTGGTCTTCGTCCCGGCGCTGGCGGGCCTGGGCGCGCCGCACTGGCGTCCCGAGGCGCGCGGCCTCTTCGCTGGCATCGACCGCTCCACCACGGTGGCGCACCTCGCGCGCGCCGTGCTGGAGGGCATCGCCCTGCAGCTTCACGACCTGGCGGACGCCATGCGCCGCGACAGCGGGCGGGACATCCCCGTCTTCAAGGTGGACGGTGGCGCGGCGGCCAATGACCTCCTGATGCAGTACCAGGCGGACATCCTCGGCGTGCCGGTGGTGCGCCCGCGCAACCTCGAGACGACCAGCCTGGGCGCCGCGTTCCTCGGTGGCCTGGGCGCGGGCGTGTGGGACAGCCCGGACGCCATCCGCCGCGCGTGGAAGGCGAACAAGACCTTCAAGCCGAAGATGAAGGCCGACGTCCGCGAGCGGCACCTGGCCAAGTGGAAGCGGGCTGTGGAGCGGGCGTGA
- a CDS encoding 4a-hydroxytetrahydrobiopterin dehydratase, with translation MAPDRTLLAPEALQSFLAQHPEWKHEGGMIRRTYEAPSFLAGIAFVEKVAHAAEKADHHPDIDIRWRKVTLALVTHDAGGLTFRDTALAAEADRLFAEVVRAK, from the coding sequence ATGGCCCCTGACCGCACGCTGCTCGCCCCCGAGGCACTCCAGTCCTTCCTCGCCCAGCACCCCGAGTGGAAGCACGAGGGCGGGATGATTCGCCGCACCTACGAGGCTCCCTCCTTCCTGGCCGGCATCGCCTTCGTGGAGAAGGTGGCGCACGCGGCGGAGAAGGCGGACCACCACCCGGACATCGACATCCGCTGGCGGAAGGTGACGCTGGCGCTCGTCACCCATGACGCCGGGGGCCTCACCTTCCGCGACACCGCCCTGGCCGCCGAGGCCGACCGCCTCTTCGCGGAGGTGGTGCGCGCGAAGTGA